The proteins below are encoded in one region of Nitrospira sp.:
- the atpG gene encoding ATP synthase F1 subunit gamma, with protein sequence MPSLQSLRRKIAAFKNTQKITKAMKMVAAAKLKRSQDRILAARPYAHKMRGVLSNLSQRVNRTSHPLLQKREGKKIEILVVTSDRGLCGGFNGNIVRKSAEFVRQCESQGLSVNLSLIGRKGRDYFRRRTWPIRQEWTGIFDKLSFEHAIDIGGDLTENFVKGTFDELYVVYNEFKSAIQQRVIVEKLFPIDAATEFGAPQATEGSSLGGSYLYEPDEGELLNALVPKHFQIQTYRILLESAAAEHGARMAAMDGATRNAGQLIKKVTLYYNKTRQAAITKELMDIVGGAEALK encoded by the coding sequence GCCATGAAAATGGTCGCCGCGGCGAAGCTCAAGCGTTCGCAGGATCGTATTCTCGCCGCGCGTCCGTACGCGCACAAAATGCGTGGTGTCCTCAGCAATCTCAGCCAGCGCGTCAATCGCACGTCCCATCCCTTGCTGCAAAAGCGGGAAGGGAAGAAAATCGAAATCCTCGTCGTCACGAGCGACCGCGGTCTCTGTGGCGGCTTCAACGGCAACATCGTCAGAAAGAGCGCTGAATTTGTCCGGCAATGCGAGTCGCAAGGCCTGTCGGTCAATCTCAGTCTCATCGGACGCAAAGGCCGTGACTATTTTCGCCGTCGGACCTGGCCGATCAGGCAGGAGTGGACCGGGATTTTCGATAAATTGAGCTTCGAGCACGCCATCGACATCGGTGGTGACCTGACGGAAAATTTCGTCAAGGGGACGTTTGACGAACTCTACGTAGTCTATAACGAATTTAAATCGGCGATCCAACAGCGCGTGATTGTCGAAAAGCTGTTTCCTATCGATGCCGCGACAGAGTTTGGTGCGCCGCAAGCCACCGAAGGTTCGTCCCTTGGAGGCAGCTATCTGTATGAACCTGATGAGGGAGAGCTTCTGAACGCATTGGTCCCGAAGCACTTCCAGATTCAGACGTATCGCATCTTGTTGGAGTCGGCGGCTGCGGAACATGGCGCACGTATGGCAGCCATGGACGGCGCAACCCGTAATGCCGGACAACTGATCAAGAAAGTCACTCTGTATTACAACAAGACGCGCCAAGCGGCCATCACCAAAGAACTCATGGACATCGTGGGTGGCGCAGAGGCCCTGAAATAA